A portion of the [Limnothrix rosea] IAM M-220 genome contains these proteins:
- the uvrC gene encoding excinuclease ABC subunit UvrC — protein MTTLLQGPLLKEPERLQQRLKEIPAEPGVYFMHSRRGDILYIGKSKVLRNRVRSYFRKSRTHSPRIEMMVQQVAEIEFIVTDTEAEALALEANLIKQHQPYYNVLLKDDKKYPYVCITWSEEYPRFFVTRKRHLGNKGDRYYGPYVDSRLLRYTLGLMKRVFPLRQRRKPLFKNRTCLNYDIGRCPGVCQKIVSPEEYRQTVQKVAMVFQGRSNELVETLTEQMMLAAENERFEKAAQLRDQIKAISALNADQKVSLPDDRVSRDAIALAADDHHCAIQLFQVRAGRLVGRLGFFTELPENLGDDREVEYGKILQHVLENHYANVDGIEIPSEILVQYPLRDQEWLAGFLGDRRNSKVQIIQPQRQLKADLIAMVERNAQHELSRTQRAAARNLEAMEDLATLLDLPELPKRIEGYDISHIQGSNAVASQVVFIDGVPAKQEYRRYNIKNPDIHIGRSDDFASMAEVLRRRFRKGITKDAPDLIMIDGGKGQLSSVMKVMEDLDLVDKLNIVSLAKKQEQVYFPYESEPIKSNKEQPGIQLLRRVRDESHRFAVSFHRQKRMKSSRRSQLDDIPGLGHHRKKLLLAHFHSLDYLREAKPAQIAEVKGIGDRLAEDIYSYFHPKN, from the coding sequence ATGACCACGCTTCTCCAAGGACCACTACTAAAAGAACCAGAACGGCTACAACAACGGCTGAAAGAGATTCCGGCGGAACCCGGCGTGTATTTCATGCATAGTCGTCGTGGGGATATTTTGTATATTGGCAAATCGAAGGTCTTGCGCAATCGGGTACGGTCATATTTTCGCAAGTCTCGAACTCACAGCCCGCGCATTGAAATGATGGTGCAGCAGGTGGCAGAAATTGAGTTTATTGTTACCGACACCGAAGCAGAAGCTTTAGCCCTTGAGGCAAATCTCATCAAGCAACACCAGCCTTACTACAATGTTCTGCTGAAAGACGACAAGAAATATCCCTACGTTTGCATCACTTGGTCAGAGGAATATCCCCGCTTTTTTGTGACTCGTAAACGTCACCTCGGAAATAAGGGCGATCGCTACTATGGACCCTACGTCGATAGTCGATTGTTGCGGTATACCTTGGGTTTGATGAAACGGGTTTTTCCGCTACGACAGAGACGCAAACCGTTATTTAAAAATCGCACTTGTCTAAATTACGATATTGGCCGCTGTCCGGGAGTGTGTCAGAAAATTGTGTCGCCGGAGGAATATCGCCAAACGGTACAAAAGGTGGCAATGGTCTTTCAGGGGCGTAGCAATGAGCTGGTTGAAACCCTCACGGAACAAATGATGCTAGCGGCGGAAAATGAACGATTTGAAAAAGCGGCGCAACTGCGGGATCAAATTAAAGCGATTAGTGCCCTCAATGCCGACCAAAAAGTAAGTTTGCCGGATGATCGAGTCTCAAGAGATGCGATCGCCCTCGCAGCAGATGATCACCATTGTGCAATCCAGTTATTTCAAGTGAGAGCGGGTCGATTAGTAGGGCGATTGGGATTTTTTACGGAGCTACCCGAAAATCTTGGCGATGATCGCGAAGTTGAGTACGGCAAAATTTTGCAACATGTCCTCGAAAATCATTATGCCAATGTCGATGGGATAGAAATCCCGTCCGAAATTCTGGTGCAATATCCCCTCCGAGATCAGGAATGGCTGGCTGGATTTTTGGGCGATCGCCGTAATTCTAAAGTGCAAATCATTCAACCGCAGCGACAGCTAAAAGCCGATTTAATCGCGATGGTGGAGCGCAATGCCCAGCACGAATTAAGTCGTACCCAACGGGCAGCGGCTCGCAACCTCGAAGCGATGGAAGATTTAGCGACATTACTGGATCTGCCAGAATTGCCCAAGCGCATCGAAGGCTATGATATTTCCCATATTCAGGGTTCCAATGCGGTGGCTTCCCAGGTTGTATTCATTGACGGTGTGCCAGCCAAACAAGAGTATCGCCGCTACAACATCAAAAATCCGGATATCCATATCGGGCGTTCTGATGACTTTGCAAGTATGGCGGAAGTGTTGCGTCGTCGGTTTCGCAAGGGAATTACCAAAGATGCCCCAGATCTGATCATGATTGACGGTGGTAAAGGTCAACTATCGTCGGTGATGAAAGTGATGGAAGACCTCGATCTCGTCGATAAACTCAATATTGTCAGTCTTGCAAAAAAACAAGAGCAAGTTTATTTTCCCTACGAATCTGAACCCATCAAAAGCAACAAAGAACAACCCGGCATCCAATTGCTGCGCCGTGTGCGAGACGAATCCCACCGTTTTGCCGTCAGTTTCCATCGTCAAAAACGCATGAAATCCAGTCGGCGATCGCAGCTCGATGATATTCCGGGTCTAGGACACCACCGCAAAAAACTTCTACTCGCCCATTTCCATTCCCTTGACTATCTCCGCGAAGCTAAACCGGCTCAAATTGCGGAAGTTAAAGGAATCGGCGATCGTTTAGCCGAAGATATTTACAGCTATTTCCATCCGAAAAATTAG
- a CDS encoding NAD(P)(+) transhydrogenase (Re/Si-specific) subunit beta, producing the protein MDSVLANGIELSYLVAASLFILGLKKLGSPATARRGNQLAAVGMLLAVVATLLDQQVLNYGMIAGGIVIGSVIGLITAKKVEMTDMPQLVGLFNGLGGAASALVAIAEFWRLLTIGENISITTSITIILGVLIGGVTLTGSFIAFAKLQGIMPGRPVVFPAQTVINFGILGGFLTGSIYLFLNPDPNIFFVLVGISLILGVLFVIPIGGGDMPVVISLLNSYSGLAASAAGFVVGNNMLIIAGALVGASGIILTQIMCKAMNRSITNVLFAGFGSDSGAAAGGGAGADIDGAVKSVDAEESAMMLGYARSVVIIPGYGMAVAQAQHSVKELADMLEKQGVDVKYAIHPVAGRMPGHMNVLLAEANVPYNQLYDMDDINTQFDNTDVALVIGANDVVNPAARHDKGSPIYGMPILEVDKAKTTIVIKRSMNTGFSGVQNELFFKDKTMMLFGSAKEMVEKISSEVKEL; encoded by the coding sequence ATGGATAGCGTTCTAGCAAATGGTATTGAGCTGAGCTACCTTGTGGCAGCCTCTCTGTTTATTCTCGGTCTGAAAAAATTAGGTTCTCCGGCCACAGCCCGGCGCGGTAATCAGTTGGCGGCAGTGGGCATGCTCCTTGCGGTCGTCGCAACATTGCTCGATCAGCAGGTTTTAAATTACGGCATGATCGCCGGCGGGATCGTCATCGGTTCCGTGATTGGTCTGATCACGGCGAAAAAAGTCGAAATGACCGATATGCCCCAATTAGTGGGTTTATTTAATGGTCTTGGTGGTGCGGCTTCTGCATTGGTGGCGATCGCCGAATTTTGGCGTTTACTCACCATCGGCGAAAATATCAGCATTACCACCAGTATTACCATCATTCTTGGCGTTCTAATTGGTGGCGTTACCCTCACAGGTAGCTTTATTGCCTTCGCAAAATTGCAAGGCATAATGCCCGGTCGCCCCGTCGTATTTCCGGCACAAACAGTCATCAATTTCGGGATTTTAGGCGGCTTTTTAACCGGAAGCATTTATCTTTTCCTGAATCCCGATCCCAATATTTTCTTCGTGCTCGTCGGCATCTCCCTGATTTTGGGTGTACTTTTCGTGATCCCCATCGGTGGTGGCGATATGCCCGTAGTCATTTCCCTGCTCAACTCCTACTCCGGTTTAGCAGCCAGTGCCGCAGGTTTCGTCGTCGGCAACAATATGCTCATCATCGCTGGTGCGTTGGTTGGTGCATCCGGGATTATCCTCACCCAGATCATGTGTAAAGCCATGAACCGATCCATTACCAACGTTCTCTTTGCAGGCTTTGGTAGCGATAGCGGCGCAGCAGCAGGCGGCGGCGCAGGTGCAGATATCGACGGCGCAGTGAAGAGCGTTGATGCCGAAGAAAGCGCCATGATGCTTGGCTATGCCCGCAGCGTTGTGATCATCCCCGGTTACGGTATGGCCGTCGCTCAGGCTCAACATTCCGTTAAAGAATTAGCAGACATGCTAGAGAAGCAAGGCGTTGACGTTAAATACGCTATTCACCCTGTCGCGGGACGGATGCCCGGTCACATGAATGTGCTCTTAGCTGAAGCGAATGTGCCCTACAACCAGCTCTACGACATGGATGATATCAATACTCAATTTGATAACACTGATGTGGCTCTGGTTATCGGTGCAAACGATGTAGTCAATCCCGCGGCTCGCCACGACAAAGGCAGTCCTATTTACGGCATGCCCATCCTCGAAGTGGACAAAGCAAAGACCACAATCGTCATTAAGCGCAGTATGAATACCGGTTTCTCTGGTGTTCAGAACGAATTGTTCTTCAAAGACAAGACCATGATGCTCTTTGGCAGTGCAAAGGAAATGGTCGAGAAAATTTCTTCCGAAGTGAAGGAACTTTAG
- a CDS encoding NAD(P) transhydrogenase subunit alpha, translating into MTTATLLSSLFVFVLASFVGFELINKVPPTLHTPLMSGANAISGIAVVGALLVSGGENFNLTVILGLIAVVFATINVVGGFLVTDRMLQMFKKKEA; encoded by the coding sequence ATGACCACAGCAACGCTGCTTAGTAGTCTGTTTGTATTCGTGCTGGCTTCCTTTGTGGGCTTTGAGCTTATCAACAAAGTGCCACCCACCCTCCATACGCCTTTAATGTCCGGCGCTAACGCCATTTCTGGTATTGCTGTCGTCGGTGCGCTGCTCGTATCCGGGGGCGAAAACTTTAACCTCACCGTCATTCTTGGTCTGATCGCCGTAGTATTCGCAACGATTAACGTTGTGGGCGGCTTCCTTGTGACTGACCGGATGCTGCAAATGTTTAAGAAGAAGGAGGCATAA
- a CDS encoding Re/Si-specific NAD(P)(+) transhydrogenase subunit alpha: MKIAVARESVLGEHRVALTPDQVSRLVKKGWEIVVESGAGNASLSTDEAYQQAGATVESDRPSVWQNADILVKVAPPTSEEIDIMPEESMFASLLNPLGQPEVIQQLAEKKITALGMELIPRTSRAQSMDVLSSQAGVAGYKAVLMAAAALPKFFPMLTTAAGTIRPAKVFIIGAGVAGLQAIATARRLGAVVEAFDIRPAVKEEVQSLGAKFVEVELNEETATAGGYAKEVSEDSKKKSQELIAKHVATADVVITTAQVPGRRAPVLVTDPMIAEMKPGSVIVDLAGEQGGNCEGCVAGRDVEVHGVTIIAPINLPSTVSVHASQMFAKNMATLLQLLIPENEINLDFEDDIIDSVCVTHQGEVRNERVKGAIAQTAVTA, encoded by the coding sequence ATGAAAATTGCCGTTGCTAGGGAAAGCGTTCTCGGAGAACACCGAGTTGCACTGACCCCGGATCAAGTTTCTCGCCTCGTTAAGAAGGGCTGGGAAATTGTTGTTGAATCTGGGGCTGGAAATGCTTCTCTGAGTACCGATGAAGCGTATCAACAAGCAGGGGCGACGGTGGAAAGCGATCGCCCTTCTGTGTGGCAAAATGCAGACATTCTCGTGAAGGTGGCTCCCCCCACCAGCGAAGAAATTGACATCATGCCAGAGGAGTCAATGTTTGCCAGCCTGCTCAATCCTCTCGGGCAGCCTGAGGTGATTCAGCAGCTTGCGGAGAAAAAAATCACGGCTCTTGGGATGGAGTTGATTCCTCGCACTAGTCGTGCCCAAAGTATGGATGTTTTGTCTTCCCAGGCGGGTGTGGCCGGTTATAAGGCTGTATTAATGGCGGCGGCGGCACTCCCCAAGTTTTTCCCCATGTTAACGACGGCAGCGGGCACAATTCGGCCGGCGAAGGTTTTCATTATTGGTGCTGGTGTGGCTGGTCTGCAGGCGATCGCCACCGCCCGTCGTTTGGGCGCAGTGGTTGAAGCATTTGATATTCGCCCCGCTGTAAAGGAAGAAGTCCAGAGTCTTGGCGCAAAATTTGTTGAGGTAGAACTCAATGAAGAAACGGCTACCGCTGGCGGCTATGCCAAGGAAGTTTCTGAGGACTCGAAGAAAAAGAGTCAGGAATTAATTGCCAAGCATGTGGCGACAGCAGATGTGGTGATCACAACGGCGCAAGTGCCCGGTAGACGTGCTCCTGTATTGGTTACTGATCCGATGATCGCTGAGATGAAACCGGGTTCTGTCATTGTTGATTTGGCGGGTGAACAAGGCGGGAACTGCGAAGGTTGTGTCGCGGGTCGCGATGTGGAAGTACATGGTGTGACAATTATTGCGCCGATTAATTTGCCCTCGACGGTTTCTGTCCATGCCAGTCAAATGTTTGCCAAGAATATGGCGACATTGTTGCAACTTTTGATCCCCGAAAATGAGATTAATCTCGATTTTGAGGATGACATTATCGATTCTGTTTGTGTCACCCACCAAGGGGAAGTGCGCAATGAGCGCGTCAAAGGGGCGATCGCCCAAACCGCCGTCACCGCATAA
- a CDS encoding DUF2808 domain-containing protein — MQLLRSSLSQLAIATTLLGSTWAIAPQVVEARQPCGSFTINWGGTVRQSDILSCAVEWNSGAGRSDRYYLDIKKSKISDNFRTFELSFPKEFDGEVNDEKIRVRVNGKEVELVTEETTWDPIAAPILSNAQRTSDAVANIENAAAPQSRNTGGELVIDENGNLVFVTDADIAEQQAIALEEANVDIMPSEAEPEAQEDDEPRSRSLFITLAEPLEEESEVEIILDDVDNPSSGGMYLVTAFARSQGAPLPSRLGAWFIDVDF; from the coding sequence ATGCAACTCCTCCGCTCCTCCCTTTCTCAACTGGCGATCGCCACTACTTTATTAGGCTCCACATGGGCGATCGCTCCCCAAGTCGTTGAAGCCCGCCAACCTTGCGGTTCTTTTACCATTAATTGGGGGGGCACAGTCCGCCAAAGCGATATCCTCAGCTGTGCAGTGGAGTGGAATTCTGGCGCAGGGCGCAGCGATCGCTATTACCTAGACATCAAAAAAAGTAAAATCTCTGACAACTTCCGCACCTTCGAATTGAGCTTTCCCAAAGAATTTGACGGCGAAGTAAACGACGAAAAAATTCGAGTCCGCGTTAATGGCAAAGAAGTAGAACTAGTCACAGAAGAAACCACATGGGATCCCATCGCCGCCCCAATTTTGAGTAATGCCCAACGCACAAGTGATGCCGTGGCCAATATTGAAAACGCCGCCGCACCACAATCCCGCAATACAGGCGGTGAATTAGTCATTGACGAAAATGGCAATTTGGTTTTTGTTACCGACGCTGATATCGCAGAACAACAGGCGATCGCCCTAGAAGAAGCCAATGTAGACATAATGCCCAGCGAAGCCGAACCCGAAGCACAAGAAGACGACGAGCCCCGTAGCCGTTCCCTCTTTATCACCTTGGCCGAACCCCTAGAAGAAGAAAGCGAAGTCGAAATTATCCTTGACGATGTCGACAACCCCTCTAGCGGTGGCATGTATCTCGTCACAGCCTTTGCCCGTAGCCAAGGCGCTCCCCTACCAAGTCGTCTTGGCGCTTGGTTTATTGACGTTGACTTCTAA
- the rpmH gene encoding 50S ribosomal protein L34 — protein MTKRTLGGTVRKQKRTSGFRARMRSHTGKNVIRARRKKGRHRLSV, from the coding sequence ATGACTAAGCGAACCCTAGGCGGTACAGTCCGCAAACAAAAGAGAACATCCGGCTTCCGTGCTCGTATGCGTAGCCATACCGGCAAAAACGTTATTCGGGCGCGCCGCAAAAAAGGTCGTCATCGTCTCAGCGTCTAA
- the rnpA gene encoding ribonuclease P protein component: MGLPKAHRLKNWRDFRTVYKQGKRFHGQQLVLIVHQTTLAKQPTQIGISISRKVSKKAVVRNKIKRRLRHICRLFLPNMKHHWQVIIIVRSDAAKCEYEDFLRELKQLLIKAEVLYGH, encoded by the coding sequence GTGGGACTTCCGAAAGCACATCGGCTTAAAAATTGGCGAGATTTCCGAACAGTTTATAAACAAGGCAAGCGGTTTCACGGTCAGCAGCTCGTTTTAATTGTTCACCAAACGACTCTTGCCAAACAACCAACTCAAATTGGCATTAGCATTAGCCGAAAAGTAAGCAAAAAGGCCGTGGTTCGTAATAAAATCAAGCGCCGCCTCCGCCATATTTGCCGACTGTTTTTACCCAACATGAAGCACCATTGGCAAGTGATCATCATTGTGCGTTCGGACGCCGCGAAATGCGAATATGAAGATTTTTTGCGAGAATTAAAACAGTTATTGATAAAAGCCGAGGTGCTTTATGGGCATTAA
- a CDS encoding PH domain-containing protein, with amino-acid sequence MGIKEDVIYEGGPHIGDLIISILMGFTLIFLPLTVGAVVRALWLRYRITSRRISVTGGWNGRDRTDIIYSEVRKVAKIPRGLGLYGDLIVTLQDGSRLELRSMPKFREIYDHIAQKASDRTGVPIEAIAA; translated from the coding sequence ATGGGCATTAAAGAAGACGTTATCTATGAAGGTGGCCCCCATATTGGTGATCTAATCATCAGTATTTTGATGGGATTTACCTTGATTTTCCTCCCTCTAACCGTCGGGGCAGTTGTGCGAGCGCTCTGGCTACGTTACCGCATCACATCCCGTCGTATTTCTGTTACGGGGGGCTGGAATGGCCGTGATCGTACAGATATTATTTACAGTGAAGTCCGTAAAGTTGCTAAGATTCCCCGTGGTCTGGGTTTGTATGGCGACCTCATTGTGACTCTCCAGGATGGTAGTCGTCTTGAGCTGCGCTCTATGCCAAAATTTCGTGAAATTTATGACCACATTGCCCAGAAAGCATCGGATCGCACTGGTGTTCCCATTGAGGCGATCGCCGCTTAA
- the yidC gene encoding membrane protein insertase YidC, whose product MDFGIGFLSNNVMLPILDFFYGIVPSYGFAIIALTLVIRFAVYPLSAKSIRSMRRTKITQPLMQKRVKEIQERYKNEPAKQQEAMSAVYKEFGNPLAGCLPILLQMPILFALFATLRGTPFANINYTANIQVLPSEKMEQVQTQPTTVKTQNVYFDSSVHYPITLSLPTGNKVGVGEEIQLALQSKEGRPYSAIAAEFPDNDVHPQFEIIKGQEHLQLNDDGSLIALEPGDATVQVTIPGIAADNGFLFIEALGRIGVKGEDGIHWDILGMVLFFGVSLYINQTISGGAQQSDAGGDEKAQAQQAVNKVTPLIFSGMFLFFPLPAGVLMYMTIANAFQTVQTFILTKEPLPENLQKLLDEQEKANKGRETLPFERKGSKRKEKTSG is encoded by the coding sequence ATGGATTTTGGGATCGGATTTTTATCGAATAATGTGATGTTGCCAATCCTAGATTTTTTCTATGGGATTGTGCCGAGTTACGGCTTTGCAATTATCGCCCTTACACTTGTCATTCGTTTTGCCGTGTATCCTCTAAGCGCAAAATCGATTCGCAGCATGAGACGCACGAAGATCACACAGCCGCTTATGCAGAAGCGTGTCAAGGAGATCCAAGAGCGCTACAAAAACGAACCTGCAAAGCAGCAGGAAGCGATGTCAGCCGTTTACAAAGAATTTGGGAATCCCCTCGCTGGTTGTCTGCCCATTCTTTTACAAATGCCGATTTTGTTTGCTCTGTTTGCGACGTTACGCGGCACACCCTTTGCCAATATTAACTACACTGCCAATATTCAAGTTCTCCCTAGCGAGAAAATGGAACAGGTACAGACTCAACCGACAACGGTTAAAACTCAAAATGTTTATTTTGATAGCAGCGTTCACTACCCCATTACCTTGTCTCTTCCTACGGGGAACAAAGTGGGTGTTGGTGAAGAGATTCAGCTGGCACTACAGAGTAAAGAAGGCAGACCCTACAGTGCGATCGCCGCAGAATTTCCAGACAACGATGTACATCCTCAATTTGAAATTATTAAGGGTCAAGAACATCTACAGCTCAATGATGACGGTAGCTTGATTGCTTTAGAGCCGGGTGATGCAACGGTACAGGTTACAATCCCTGGTATCGCAGCAGATAACGGTTTCTTGTTTATCGAAGCCCTCGGCCGTATTGGTGTGAAAGGTGAAGATGGCATCCACTGGGACATCCTTGGAATGGTGTTATTCTTCGGTGTGAGCTTGTACATTAACCAGACTATTTCTGGTGGCGCGCAGCAATCTGATGCTGGCGGCGATGAGAAAGCCCAAGCTCAACAGGCAGTTAATAAGGTGACCCCTCTCATCTTTTCCGGGATGTTTTTATTCTTCCCCCTTCCGGCTGGTGTATTGATGTACATGACGATCGCCAATGCTTTCCAAACGGTACAGACTTTTATTTTGACGAAGGAACCCCTTCCCGAAAATCTCCAGAAGCTCCTTGATGAGCAAGAAAAAGCCAATAAGGGTCGCGAGACTTTACCCTTTGAGCGCAAAGGCTCCAAACGCAAAGAAAAGACGTCAGGATAA
- a CDS encoding protein jag → MSDTKIQQGQQWLEKLLQLIALPASVTAEVQPEAEGGEGFWLKISHEDLSEAQIMRLIGERGANIDALQYLTNITLNHGLPKEEQHPFTVDIGNYRQKRLSELQAIADDVAQRVQATGEEEEIENLSSAERRQMHTFFKEFGNLDTESRGQEPHRNLVVSLKG, encoded by the coding sequence ATGAGTGATACCAAAATCCAGCAGGGTCAGCAATGGTTAGAGAAATTACTGCAATTAATCGCGCTACCTGCTTCTGTAACCGCTGAAGTACAACCTGAGGCTGAGGGCGGTGAAGGCTTCTGGCTGAAAATTAGCCATGAAGATTTATCGGAGGCGCAAATTATGCGTTTAATCGGTGAGCGAGGTGCCAATATTGACGCATTGCAATATCTCACCAACATTACCCTCAACCATGGTCTTCCGAAGGAGGAACAACATCCGTTTACCGTGGATATTGGGAATTATCGTCAAAAACGTTTGTCTGAGTTGCAGGCGATCGCCGATGACGTTGCCCAGCGAGTGCAGGCCACTGGTGAAGAGGAGGAAATTGAAAATTTATCCTCCGCCGAACGCCGTCAAATGCATACCTTTTTTAAAGAATTTGGTAACCTCGATACCGAGAGTCGTGGCCAAGAGCCCCACCGTAATTTAGTGGTGAGTCTTAAAGGCTAA
- a CDS encoding YceD family protein, producing the protein MEPIFIPRLLKAPQQQEVLQVDENLTDLETLTPVRGAMTVAHRQTYLEVSGKAAAIVTLVCDRCLQNYNTRLQVETTELIWLQRPHEAKDLPSEREVSLDDLEESVDPHGYFNPETWLYEQFCLEMPLRKVCDPEHCQGADTTESDKEPPVDARWAKLADLKQQLSS; encoded by the coding sequence ATGGAACCCATTTTTATTCCTCGTTTACTAAAGGCCCCCCAGCAGCAAGAAGTTTTACAAGTAGACGAGAATCTCACTGATTTAGAGACCCTCACCCCTGTGCGCGGTGCAATGACCGTTGCCCATCGCCAAACCTATCTAGAGGTATCGGGCAAAGCTGCTGCCATTGTCACCCTTGTGTGTGACCGCTGTTTACAGAATTACAATACTCGCTTGCAAGTGGAGACCACCGAACTCATTTGGTTGCAACGTCCCCATGAGGCCAAAGACCTACCCAGTGAACGGGAAGTAAGCCTTGATGACCTAGAAGAATCCGTTGATCCCCACGGCTATTTCAACCCTGAAACATGGCTATATGAGCAGTTTTGTTTAGAGATGCCCCTCCGCAAAGTTTGCGACCCTGAACATTGCCAAGGTGCGGATACGACCGAGAGTGATAAAGAACCTCCGGTTGATGCGCGTTGGGCGAAACTGGCTGATCTAAAGCAACAACTTTCTTCGTAA
- a CDS encoding AAA family ATPase, protein MSKAFREEFKLLLRACYPLLYVPTLEEERVEMAIADCVKNLQNRTVYRWDFVDGYQDNPNSMGAGKRNPLQALEFIEKLPSNVGGVFILRDFQRFLEDISIARKLRNLARRLKSEPKNIVIVAPEINIPADLRETLTILKFPLPDASEIRAEIERLLQSIGQNPSSILMDELVRAAQGLSLERIRRVLTQILASGTAITEEDVELILAEKRQSIQQTQILDFYPAKEEITDIGGLDNLKEWLLRRGSAFSPKARQYGLPYPRGLLLVGIQGTGKSLTAKAIAHHWHLPLLRLDVGRLFAGLVGESESRTRQMIELAEALAPCILWIDEIDKAFAGTDSKGDGGTTSRVFGTFITWLAEKQSPVFVVATANQIHQLPPEMLRKGRFDEIFFVGLPNQEEREAIFNVHLTRLRPHNVKSYDIKRLAYETPDFSGAEIEQTLIEAMHLGFSQDRDFTTDDVLEAASQIIPLARTAKEQIEFLQNWVASGKARLASRKSFLPS, encoded by the coding sequence ATGTCTAAAGCCTTTCGTGAAGAGTTCAAGTTACTCCTGCGAGCTTGCTATCCACTACTTTACGTCCCGACCTTAGAGGAAGAGCGGGTCGAAATGGCGATCGCCGACTGCGTTAAAAATTTGCAAAACCGCACAGTGTATCGATGGGATTTTGTCGATGGCTACCAAGATAATCCCAATAGTATGGGGGCGGGGAAACGGAATCCGTTACAAGCTTTAGAATTTATTGAAAAATTACCGAGTAATGTCGGTGGTGTATTTATTCTGCGAGATTTTCAGCGGTTTTTAGAAGATATTTCCATTGCCCGCAAATTACGAAATTTAGCCCGTCGCCTCAAGTCAGAACCCAAAAATATTGTCATTGTCGCCCCGGAGATTAATATTCCCGCTGATCTACGGGAAACCTTGACTATTCTTAAATTTCCACTACCTGATGCTAGTGAGATTCGTGCAGAAATTGAGCGGCTATTACAATCTATTGGTCAGAATCCTAGCAGCATCTTAATGGATGAATTGGTGCGGGCAGCCCAGGGTTTATCTTTGGAGCGCATTCGGCGGGTGTTGACGCAAATTTTGGCGAGTGGCACTGCGATTACTGAGGAGGATGTGGAGTTGATTTTGGCGGAAAAGCGCCAGTCGATCCAGCAAACGCAAATTCTTGATTTCTATCCCGCGAAGGAGGAAATTACGGATATTGGTGGCCTCGATAATCTGAAGGAATGGTTATTACGGCGAGGCAGTGCCTTTAGTCCTAAAGCGCGACAGTATGGCTTGCCCTATCCTCGTGGTCTATTGCTTGTGGGCATTCAGGGTACGGGGAAGTCTTTGACTGCGAAGGCGATCGCCCACCATTGGCACTTACCGTTATTGCGCCTCGATGTGGGTCGGTTATTTGCGGGGTTAGTGGGGGAATCAGAATCTCGTACTCGACAAATGATCGAACTCGCGGAGGCTTTAGCCCCTTGCATTCTCTGGATCGATGAAATTGATAAAGCCTTTGCCGGCACTGATAGCAAGGGAGATGGTGGGACAACCAGTCGCGTTTTTGGTACATTCATCACTTGGCTAGCGGAAAAGCAAAGCCCTGTCTTTGTCGTCGCGACGGCGAATCAAATTCATCAACTGCCGCCAGAAATGTTGCGTAAGGGACGTTTTGACGAAATCTTTTTTGTTGGTTTGCCGAATCAAGAAGAACGGGAAGCAATTTTTAATGTGCACCTCACTCGTCTACGTCCCCATAATGTAAAAAGCTACGACATTAAGCGTCTTGCCTATGAAACGCCTGATTTTTCTGGGGCAGAAATTGAACAAACCCTCATTGAAGCAATGCACCTCGGCTTTAGTCAGGATCGTGATTTTACTACGGATGATGTGCTAGAAGCTGCTAGTCAAATTATTCCATTGGCTCGTACAGCGAAGGAGCAGATCGAATTTTTACAAAACTGGGTTGCCTCTGGTAAAGCTCGCCTTGCTTCTCGTAAAAGTTTTCTGCCGTCCTAG
- a CDS encoding SH3 domain-containing protein: MSISGFFQFIFGFILGVLLLVAGSVGAAYYFFNRMASAPPKPVFSEQIPSTPVEETPEPAATETPAETTETETAEPEATETEETEEEAADEDELPEGAFEARVTWSSGLSLRAEPDLNASRIGGVDYNEELLVLEASDDGVWQKVRTQGGAEAWVKAGNVERLN; this comes from the coding sequence ATGAGTATTTCGGGCTTTTTTCAATTTATTTTCGGCTTTATTCTTGGTGTTTTATTGCTGGTGGCGGGTAGTGTTGGTGCGGCCTATTACTTTTTTAATCGCATGGCTTCAGCTCCCCCAAAACCTGTGTTTTCTGAGCAAATTCCGTCCACTCCTGTGGAAGAAACCCCTGAACCTGCAGCAACTGAGACACCAGCAGAAACCACTGAGACGGAGACGGCTGAGCCTGAGGCAACTGAAACGGAAGAAACTGAAGAGGAGGCGGCAGATGAAGATGAACTGCCAGAGGGAGCTTTCGAAGCGCGGGTGACTTGGTCTAGTGGCTTGAGTTTGCGGGCGGAGCCGGATCTTAATGCGTCGCGCATTGGTGGTGTGGATTACAATGAAGAGCTGCTTGTGCTTGAGGCGAGTGATGATGGTGTTTGGCAGAAAGTCCGTACTCAGGGTGGTGCTGAAGCTTGGGTCAAAGCGGGTAATGTTGAAAGGTTAAATTAA